The following proteins are encoded in a genomic region of Actinomadura sp. NAK00032:
- a CDS encoding acyl-CoA dehydrogenase family protein, which produces MFIDLTDEQKKLRAELREYFENCLTAGQRAAIAADPFGDAYMEHCRRLGRDGMLGVALPKEYGGRGYGPVEQTIFANEIARAEVTYPLITLNSVAPTILQYGSDAHKEFFIPRILAGECHFAIGYSEPGAGTDLAALRTTAVRDGDHYVVNGQKIFTSGAHHADYVWLAARTDPSAKKHKGISMFIVDCADPGFSWTPIITMDGAHHTNSTYFQDIRVPADMLIGEENKGWDLIVNQLNHERVTLGPAGNIGHTYIRFERWARATAGRDGRPLIEEPSVRRALAQVYAYLRVNEILNWQVAANQDLGWLGAADASATKIYSSERMQDVGRIVGDVLARHGDPGDPETAAFMAAVDRLAKGALVLTFGGGVNEIQRELIAMIGLGLPRAPR; this is translated from the coding sequence ATGTTCATCGACCTGACCGACGAGCAGAAGAAGCTCCGCGCCGAGCTGCGCGAGTACTTCGAGAACTGCCTGACCGCCGGGCAGCGCGCCGCGATCGCGGCGGACCCGTTCGGCGACGCCTACATGGAGCACTGCCGCCGGCTCGGCCGCGACGGCATGCTCGGCGTCGCGCTGCCGAAGGAGTACGGCGGCCGCGGCTACGGCCCCGTCGAGCAGACGATCTTCGCCAACGAGATCGCCCGCGCCGAGGTCACCTACCCGCTGATCACGCTGAACTCGGTGGCGCCGACGATCCTGCAGTACGGGTCGGACGCGCACAAGGAGTTCTTCATCCCGCGCATCCTCGCGGGGGAGTGCCACTTCGCGATCGGCTACAGCGAGCCGGGCGCCGGCACCGACCTCGCGGCCCTGCGCACCACGGCGGTGCGGGACGGCGACCACTACGTGGTGAACGGGCAGAAGATCTTCACGTCCGGCGCGCACCACGCCGACTACGTGTGGCTCGCCGCCCGGACCGACCCGTCCGCGAAGAAGCACAAGGGCATCTCCATGTTCATCGTGGACTGCGCGGATCCGGGCTTCTCCTGGACGCCGATCATCACGATGGACGGCGCGCACCACACCAACTCGACGTACTTCCAGGACATCCGCGTCCCGGCGGACATGCTGATCGGCGAGGAGAACAAGGGCTGGGACCTCATCGTCAACCAGCTCAACCACGAGCGGGTCACGCTCGGCCCCGCCGGGAACATCGGGCACACCTACATCCGCTTCGAGCGCTGGGCCCGCGCCACCGCCGGACGGGACGGCCGGCCGCTCATCGAGGAGCCGTCCGTCCGCCGCGCGCTCGCCCAGGTGTACGCCTACCTGCGCGTCAACGAGATCCTGAACTGGCAGGTCGCCGCGAACCAGGACCTCGGCTGGCTCGGCGCCGCCGACGCGTCCGCCACCAAGATCTACTCCTCGGAGCGGATGCAGGACGTCGGCCGGATCGTCGGCGACGTCCTCGCCCGGCACGGCGACCCCGGCGACCCGGAGACGGCGGCCTTCATGGCGGCGGTCGACCGGCTCGCCAAGGGCGCGCTGGTGCTGACGTTCGGCGGCGGCGTCAACGAGATCCAGCGCGAGCTGATCGCGATGATCGGCCTCGGCCTGCCCCGCGCCCCGCGCTGA
- a CDS encoding glutamate decarboxylase encodes MARKHDTAREHGTAQHHDTAQHHDTAQHHDRARRHPHTSASGDHDLRVNPVFSREPLTIPRYALPAGELDPGTAYQIVHDELMLDGNARLNLATFVSTWAEPEALRLMAECAEKNMIDKDEYPRTAELEMRCVHMLARLWHAPDPHRAVGCSTTGSSEAAMLGGLALKRRWRERRRAAGQPADRPNLVMGVNVQICWEKFANYFEVEPRYVPMEGDRYHLGAREAVELCDENTIGVVAVLGSTFDGSYEPVAEIAAALDDLERRTGLDVPIHVDGASGAMVAPFLDAGLEWDFRLPRVASINTSGHKYGLVMPGVGWALWRDESALPDDLVFHVNYLGGDMPTFALNFSRPGAQVVAQYYNFLRLGIDGYRRVQQTCRDVATRLAAGIGRLGPFELLTDGGDIPVFAFRVREGVDAFTVFDVSAALRESGWLVPAYTFPANRTDLAVLRVVVRHGFGHDLADLFMDDLRRALPRLESQPGPQRSAAEAAGFAHGAEPKPAHPAAG; translated from the coding sequence ATGGCCCGCAAGCACGACACGGCCCGTGAGCACGGCACGGCCCAGCACCACGACACGGCCCAGCACCATGACACGGCCCAGCACCACGACAGGGCCCGCAGGCATCCCCACACCTCCGCGAGCGGCGACCACGACCTGCGGGTCAACCCCGTCTTCAGCCGCGAGCCGCTGACGATCCCCCGCTACGCGCTGCCCGCCGGCGAGCTGGACCCCGGCACCGCGTACCAGATCGTCCACGACGAGCTGATGCTGGACGGCAACGCGCGGCTGAACCTCGCGACGTTCGTGTCGACGTGGGCGGAGCCGGAGGCGCTGCGGCTGATGGCCGAGTGCGCCGAGAAGAACATGATCGACAAGGACGAGTACCCGCGCACCGCCGAACTGGAGATGCGCTGCGTGCACATGCTCGCCCGGCTCTGGCACGCCCCCGACCCGCACCGCGCGGTGGGCTGCTCGACCACGGGGTCGAGCGAGGCGGCGATGCTCGGCGGGCTCGCGCTCAAGCGCCGCTGGCGGGAGCGGCGGCGCGCCGCCGGGCAGCCCGCCGACCGGCCGAACCTGGTCATGGGCGTCAACGTGCAGATCTGCTGGGAGAAGTTCGCGAACTACTTCGAGGTCGAGCCCCGGTACGTGCCGATGGAGGGCGACCGCTACCACCTCGGCGCGCGCGAGGCGGTGGAGCTGTGCGACGAGAACACCATCGGCGTCGTCGCCGTCCTCGGGTCCACCTTCGACGGGAGCTACGAGCCGGTCGCGGAGATCGCCGCCGCGCTCGACGACCTGGAGCGGCGCACCGGCCTGGACGTCCCGATCCATGTGGACGGCGCGTCCGGCGCGATGGTGGCGCCGTTCCTCGACGCCGGCCTGGAATGGGACTTCCGGCTGCCGCGCGTCGCGTCCATCAACACCTCGGGCCACAAGTACGGCCTGGTCATGCCGGGCGTCGGCTGGGCGCTGTGGCGGGACGAGAGCGCGCTCCCCGACGACCTGGTCTTCCACGTCAACTACCTCGGCGGGGACATGCCGACGTTCGCGCTGAACTTCTCCCGCCCCGGCGCGCAGGTCGTCGCCCAGTACTACAACTTCCTGCGGCTCGGCATCGACGGGTACCGGCGCGTCCAGCAGACGTGCCGGGACGTCGCGACGCGGCTGGCCGCCGGGATCGGCCGGCTCGGCCCGTTCGAACTGCTCACCGACGGCGGCGACATCCCGGTGTTCGCGTTCCGGGTGCGGGAGGGCGTCGACGCGTTCACGGTGTTCGACGTGTCGGCCGCGCTGCGCGAGTCGGGCTGGCTCGTGCCCGCCTACACCTTCCCGGCGAACCGCACCGACCTCGCCGTCCTGCGGGTGGTGGTGCGCCACGGGTTCGGGCACGACCTCGCCGACCTGTTCATGGACGACCTGCGCCGCGCCCTGCCCCGGCTGGAGTCCCAGCCGGGGCCGCAGCGCAGCGCCGCCGAGGCGGCCGGGTTCGCGCACGGCGCCGAGCCGAAGCCCGCGCACCCCGCGGCCGGCTGA
- a CDS encoding TetR family transcriptional regulator has product MTATAPETGAAETGAPGPGPQPPGRRERKKQRTREALIDAAFTLFAEKGFDATTVEEIADAVDVSARTFFRYFASKEDVALTFQEEQVQAVTAALAARPADEPIMTALRRTVVEIARACEAGELGFDPDRFECMLTMVSDSPALLAGSLEHAQRKQALITEIVARRMGLDPATDMRPHVVAAATHSAFQAASDATRRMGGTFSSLAEAVDEAFAILENGLNEPPRPAE; this is encoded by the coding sequence ATGACCGCGACCGCCCCCGAGACCGGCGCCGCCGAGACAGGCGCCCCCGGTCCCGGACCCCAGCCCCCGGGCCGGCGCGAACGCAAGAAGCAGCGCACCCGCGAGGCGCTCATCGACGCCGCGTTCACCCTCTTCGCCGAGAAGGGCTTCGACGCCACCACCGTCGAGGAGATCGCCGACGCCGTGGACGTCTCCGCCCGGACGTTCTTCCGCTACTTCGCCTCGAAGGAGGACGTGGCGCTCACCTTCCAGGAGGAGCAGGTCCAGGCCGTCACGGCCGCGCTCGCCGCGCGTCCCGCCGACGAGCCGATCATGACGGCGCTGCGCCGCACCGTGGTGGAGATCGCCCGCGCCTGCGAGGCCGGCGAGCTCGGCTTCGACCCCGACCGCTTCGAGTGCATGCTGACGATGGTCAGCGACAGCCCCGCCCTGCTCGCGGGCAGCCTGGAGCACGCGCAGCGCAAGCAGGCGCTGATCACCGAGATCGTCGCGCGGCGGATGGGGCTCGACCCCGCCACCGACATGCGCCCGCACGTCGTCGCCGCCGCGACGCACAGCGCGTTCCAGGCCGCCTCCGACGCCACCCGCCGCATGGGCGGCACGTTCAGCTCGCTGGCGGAGGCGGTCGACGAGGCGTTCGCCATCCTGGAGAACGGCCTCAACGAACCGCCGCGCCCGGCCGAGTAG